The following are encoded together in the Chromatiaceae bacterium genome:
- a CDS encoding transporter substrate-binding domain-containing protein: protein MTASPQAHLGHFAAATLLALAAILTVPAALAAAIDLDEVKDAGVLRHLGIPYANFVTGAGDGMDVELMQRFAKRIGVRYEYVKTDWPLAFGDLTGKEIKAHGNEFEVLAEVPIKGDVLANGVTIIPWRQQAVLFGGVTFPNQVWLVSRADSAISPIRPTRSLADDILATKSVLKDKSLMGKVDTCLDPRLYDIEKTGAKISLFEGGLNELAPAMIANKSELTLLDVPDALVALQKWPGEIKIIGPVSEEQDMAPAFRRDSPKLRDEFNKMLAEMRADGSFAELVNKYYPFVCDYFPNFLPVKQ from the coding sequence ATGACCGCCAGCCCCCAAGCCCACCTTGGCCACTTTGCGGCCGCCACCCTCTTGGCCCTGGCCGCCATCCTGACGGTACCCGCGGCCCTGGCCGCCGCCATCGACCTTGACGAGGTCAAGGACGCCGGCGTCCTGCGCCACCTGGGCATCCCCTACGCCAACTTCGTCACCGGTGCCGGCGATGGCATGGACGTGGAGTTGATGCAGCGCTTCGCCAAGCGCATCGGGGTACGTTACGAATATGTCAAAACCGACTGGCCGCTGGCCTTCGGCGACCTCACCGGTAAGGAGATCAAGGCCCATGGGAACGAGTTCGAGGTACTGGCCGAGGTCCCCATCAAAGGTGATGTGCTGGCCAACGGCGTGACCATTATCCCCTGGCGACAACAGGCCGTGCTCTTCGGCGGCGTGACCTTCCCCAACCAGGTGTGGCTGGTGTCGCGGGCCGACTCCGCGATCTCGCCCATCCGCCCCACCCGGTCCCTGGCGGACGACATCCTCGCCACCAAGTCAGTGCTCAAGGACAAGTCTCTGATGGGCAAGGTCGATACTTGCCTGGACCCGCGCCTTTACGACATCGAGAAGACCGGCGCCAAGATCTCTCTGTTCGAGGGCGGCCTTAACGAGTTGGCCCCGGCCATGATCGCCAACAAGTCCGAACTCACCCTGCTCGATGTCCCCGACGCCTTGGTCGCCCTTCAGAAATGGCCTGGGGAGATCAAGATCATAGGCCCGGTGAGCGAGGAGCAGGACATGGCCCCGGCCTTCCGCCGGGACTCACCAAAGCTGCGCGACGAGTTCAACAAGATGCTCGCCGAAATGCGCGCCGATGGCAGCTTCGCTGAACTGGTCAACAAGTACTACCCCTTTGTCTGCGACTACTTCCCGAACTTCCTCCCAGTCAAGCAATAA
- a CDS encoding Crp/Fnr family transcriptional regulator, which translates to MHPEKNSNPFDNRLLASLPDDEYRQVLASCESVELARDEVINEPGEQIRHLYFPTDCFFSLVTPPIDHAGLEVRLVGSEGMVGIPLILGIEVTLLRTVVRGAGPAWRMTAERFPVTLGKSIALQTTLNRYLFVVTNQVERMVACTRFHVLEARLARWLLMTQDRAHSDHFHATHEFLALLLGVRRVGITKAATALQQRNLIHYSRGDIRVLDRPGLRAVACACYGQSEALYERFLG; encoded by the coding sequence ATGCATCCCGAGAAGAACTCCAATCCCTTCGACAATCGTCTTCTCGCGTCGTTGCCGGACGATGAGTATCGGCAGGTGCTGGCGAGCTGCGAGTCCGTCGAGCTTGCGCGCGACGAGGTGATCAACGAACCGGGCGAGCAGATCCGTCACCTCTACTTCCCCACCGATTGCTTCTTCTCTCTGGTGACGCCACCGATCGATCACGCCGGTCTGGAGGTCCGACTGGTCGGCAGTGAGGGGATGGTCGGAATACCACTTATCTTGGGGATCGAAGTGACGCTGCTGCGGACCGTTGTCCGTGGCGCGGGTCCCGCCTGGCGCATGACCGCGGAGCGGTTTCCGGTGACACTCGGAAAGAGCATCGCACTGCAAACTACGCTCAACCGCTACCTCTTCGTGGTGACGAACCAGGTCGAGCGGATGGTCGCCTGCACCCGTTTCCATGTGCTGGAAGCCCGTCTCGCCCGCTGGCTGCTGATGACCCAGGACCGGGCGCATTCGGATCACTTCCATGCCACCCATGAGTTCCTGGCCCTCTTGCTCGGGGTGCGCCGGGTCGGCATCACCAAGGCCGCGACGGCGCTGCAACAGCGCAATCTCATTCACTACAGCCGTGGCGACATCCGAGTTCTCGATCGGCCGGGCCTGCGAGCCGTTGCCTGCGCCTGTTATGGTCAGTCGGAAGCCTTGTATGAACGGTTCCTGGGCTGA
- a CDS encoding cyclic beta 1-2 glucan synthetase, whose amino-acid sequence MAIRDTLLQFRRWLPGKGSIKGFVGDEPPLRSELFSTVQMEEHGKRLADAHALMPGHPPDSLLARLTENETILIGVCRLLMAAVTENRRIAPAGEWLLDNFYLIEDQIRTAKRHLPKGYSRQLPRLLQGPSAGLPRVYDLALEIIAHGDGRVDPENLNRFVAAYQTVATLRLGELWAIPIMLRLALIENLRRVAVLIAASRTDQNMADGWADRMMAMVEQDPKNLILVIADMARPTPPLSSAFVAELARRLQGQSSALALPLTWIEHHLAESGLTIEQLVQVENQQQAADQVSIGNSIGSLRFLGATDWREFVESMSLVEQTLREDPGGIYGRMDFATRDRYRHVVEKVAKNSPLSEADVARRAVELAREGAVGNDAGERAAHVGFYLIDRGLPRLEHRARARLCSLESLQRRGRRFPLFLYLGAILLLTVFFTGALLAQPDSLSNWLLLLLAVPAVLGTSQLAVALVNWLATLLATPYPLPSLDFSDGIPSESRTLVVTPTMLTGAVDIEARLEGLEVRFLANRDDSLLFGLLTDFRDAPAQTQPEDEPLLRLAVQGIEALNEKYPRDGGDCFFLFHRPRRWNPQERIWMGYERKRGKLADLNSLLRGGAADRFATIVGETRILLGVRYVITLDTDTQLPRDAARELVGTLAHPLNRAHYDRDRQLVSEGYGILQPRVAVSLPGANQSRYARLHGDDAGIDPYTHAVSDVYQDWFEEGSFIGKGIYDVDVFEQAFEGRFPENRILSHDLLEGCHARSGLVSDVQVYEDYPASYSADVSRRHRWIRGDWQIACWLLPRVPGLDGRPRQNPLSALSRWKLADNLRRSLVPAALTLLFVLGWTLTASPGLWTLAVLGISLIPSLLTALLNGLQKPGDVRWRDHLAAALRTAVRQLAQALFTVACLPYEGYFSLDATVRTLWRMRVSHRHLLEWTSSGDLDRSRRGIVTVHRAMWIAPLLALVTTSALAWLNPALLIVAGPILLLWLTAPTIAWWISRPLTRREARLTIDQVRFLRNLSRKTWAFFERFVGPEDHWLPPDNYQEHPVAVVAHRTSPTNMGMSLLANLAAYDFGYLPVSGLIERTTNTLDTMAGMERYRGHFFNWYDTQTLKPLAPLYISSVDSGNLAGHLLTLQPGLLALIDAPVLNPRWLEGIEDSFEILADTLEAGPEPHRNDVPHPALMPLRQILKSASQSPPATLATARQYLASLATAAEAAAQALDAHTEGAANEWAWALDRQCRALLNDLLLLAPSLATPVSVGAEGSHDLSLTLRQLARLEADRDADGAARERIAALEHLALQAGELAQADYDFLYDPSRHLLAIGYNVGERRQDASFYDLLASEARLGSFVAIAQGHLPQESWFALGRLLTVAAGESTLLSWSGSMFEYLMPLLVMPTYDNTLLDRTYRTAVARQIEYGTLRGVPWGVSESGYNTVDLHLNYQYRAFGVPGLGLKRGLAEDLVIAPYASALALMVAPEAACRNLQRLTASGFEGRYGFYEAIDYTPSRLPRGQTSAVVRSFMAHHQGMSFLSLAYLLLDRPMQRRFMAAPMFQATALLLQERIPKTPSFYLHATGEPTDIRATSSSQDAEMRVFTSPNTPIPEVKLLSNSRYHVMVTNAGGGYSRWKDLAVTRWYEDTTRDHWGTFCYVRDLASGDFWSTAYQPTLKQPDSYEAIFSEGRAEFRRRDQGIESYTEIAVSPEDDIELRRVRITNRSRNRRVIEVTSYAEVVLAPPAADAAHPAFSNLFVQTELLDPQPAILCTRRPRSREESSPWMFHLMVVRGADCGAPSYETDRMRFIGRDRTVADPQAMHGFEALSGSAGSVLDPVAVIRYAITLDLDQFVTIDRVTGIGDSREVAMSLVEKYRDQRLADRVFDLAWTHSQVVLRQINASQSDVQLYGRLASSILYANASLRAKPSVLAQNRRGQSGLWSHAVSGDVPLVLVQIGDPENIELVHQLVQAHAYWRLKGLTVDLVIWNEDRAGYRQQLQDRILGLIAAGAEAHVIDRPGGIFVRPADQISNEDRILFQTVARVILSDTRGNLVEQLGRRAPPQAPVPLLRPTRSRFAGWSRGVEPKSAGDAEPDGPAQRLFDNGLGGFTPDGREYLITTAPGRTTPAPWVNVLANAHFGTVVSASGMAYTWSENAHAFRLTPWHNDPVSDASGEAFYLRDEESGHLWSPTPLPVGGASEYVSRHGFGYSVFEHTEDGIASELWVYVAVDASIKFSVLKLRNRSNQARRLSATGYVEWVLGDLRPKSALHVITEIDPISGALFAHNPYNTEFADRRAFFDVDDPTRTVSGDRTEFIGRNGTLGAPAALTRLRLSGKVGAGLDACAALQVSVDLAAGQTHEIVFRLGVAGRRGADDAGTLVNRYRGASAARSALEAIQAQWTHTLGAVQVDTPDPALDVLANGWLLYQTLACRLWARSGYYQSGGAFGFRDQLQDAMALVHAEPALLREHLLLCAGRQFPEGDVQHWWHPPSGRGVRTRCSDDYLWLPLATCRYVLATGDTEVLDETTRFLEGRLVSGQDDSYYDLPGQSEESASLYQHCVRAILHGLRFGEHGLPLMGSGDWNDGMNLVGIQGRGESIWLGWFLYEVLTQFCAVARLQGDEPFVERCLTEAARLRTNIEEHGWDGGWYRRAYFDDGTPLGSASQDECRIDSIAQSWSVLSGAGDPERARTGMAALDAHLVRRDAGLIQLLDPPFDTSDLNPGYIKGYVPGVRENGGQYTHAAIWATMAFARLGDAAKAWELFSMINPINHGRSPEDIATYKVEPYVITADVYGVVPHIGRGGWSWYTGSASWMYRLILESLLGLRLEDDTLYVVPCLPADWAGFKLRYRYRETLYRIAVTQVAGGEGGTRVTVDGVERNDSKVPLVDDRREHTVEVRLSVSKSCSIRKGD is encoded by the coding sequence TTGGCGATTCGCGATACCCTGCTCCAATTCAGGCGATGGCTTCCCGGCAAGGGTTCGATCAAAGGCTTTGTCGGCGATGAGCCACCGCTGCGCTCGGAGCTCTTCAGCACCGTGCAGATGGAAGAGCACGGCAAGCGCCTGGCCGATGCCCACGCCTTGATGCCCGGACATCCGCCGGATTCTCTGCTCGCTCGCCTGACCGAGAACGAAACCATCCTGATCGGCGTCTGCCGATTACTCATGGCCGCCGTCACGGAGAACCGTCGGATCGCGCCGGCCGGCGAATGGCTCCTCGACAATTTTTATCTGATCGAAGATCAGATCCGCACCGCAAAGCGACATCTTCCTAAGGGCTACAGCCGGCAACTGCCGCGCCTGCTCCAGGGACCATCCGCCGGACTGCCGCGCGTCTATGACCTCGCGCTTGAGATCATCGCCCATGGCGATGGTCGGGTAGATCCGGAGAACCTCAACCGTTTCGTCGCGGCCTATCAGACGGTCGCCACCCTGCGGCTGGGCGAATTGTGGGCCATCCCGATCATGCTGCGACTGGCGCTAATCGAGAATTTGCGCCGTGTCGCGGTCCTCATCGCCGCCAGCCGAACCGACCAGAACATGGCCGATGGCTGGGCCGATCGGATGATGGCGATGGTCGAGCAGGACCCCAAAAATCTGATCCTGGTGATCGCCGACATGGCGCGCCCGACCCCGCCCCTGTCGAGCGCCTTTGTCGCGGAGTTGGCGCGTCGACTGCAGGGGCAGAGCTCCGCCTTGGCCCTGCCGCTGACCTGGATCGAGCATCATCTCGCCGAGTCGGGCCTGACCATCGAGCAGTTGGTGCAGGTCGAGAACCAGCAACAGGCCGCCGACCAGGTCTCTATCGGCAATAGCATCGGCAGTCTGCGTTTCCTCGGGGCGACGGACTGGCGCGAGTTTGTGGAATCCATGAGCCTGGTCGAGCAGACCTTGCGCGAGGATCCGGGCGGGATTTACGGCCGGATGGATTTTGCCACCCGCGACCGTTATCGCCACGTCGTGGAGAAGGTCGCGAAGAACAGCCCCCTGTCCGAGGCGGATGTGGCGCGCCGGGCGGTCGAGCTGGCGCGCGAAGGCGCGGTCGGGAACGACGCCGGCGAGCGCGCGGCGCATGTGGGGTTTTATCTGATCGATCGCGGATTGCCGCGACTGGAGCACCGGGCGCGGGCCCGCCTCTGTAGCCTGGAGTCGCTGCAGCGACGGGGTCGGCGGTTTCCCTTGTTCCTCTATCTGGGCGCGATCCTCCTGTTGACGGTGTTCTTCACCGGGGCGCTGCTGGCGCAGCCCGACAGCCTGTCGAATTGGCTACTACTGCTCCTGGCGGTGCCCGCCGTGCTGGGCACCAGTCAGCTCGCGGTGGCGCTGGTGAACTGGCTGGCCACCTTGCTCGCGACACCCTATCCGCTGCCGAGCCTGGATTTTTCCGACGGCATTCCGTCGGAATCGCGCACCCTGGTGGTGACCCCGACCATGCTCACCGGCGCGGTGGACATCGAGGCGCGGCTCGAGGGGCTGGAGGTCCGGTTCCTGGCTAATCGGGACGACAGCCTGCTCTTTGGACTCCTGACCGATTTTCGCGATGCACCGGCGCAGACGCAGCCCGAAGACGAGCCACTGCTCCGGCTGGCCGTCCAAGGGATTGAGGCCCTGAACGAGAAATACCCACGCGACGGCGGCGATTGCTTTTTCCTCTTCCACCGCCCGCGTCGATGGAATCCGCAAGAACGGATCTGGATGGGTTACGAGCGCAAACGCGGCAAGCTCGCCGATCTTAACTCCCTGTTGCGCGGCGGGGCCGCCGATCGCTTCGCGACGATCGTAGGCGAGACGAGGATCCTGCTTGGTGTGCGCTACGTCATTACTCTGGACACCGACACCCAACTCCCGCGCGATGCGGCCCGGGAGCTGGTCGGGACCCTGGCACACCCGCTCAATCGGGCACACTACGACCGCGATCGGCAGTTGGTCTCGGAGGGCTACGGTATTCTGCAGCCGCGGGTGGCCGTCAGTCTGCCCGGCGCCAACCAATCGCGGTATGCGCGGCTGCACGGGGACGACGCCGGCATCGATCCCTATACCCACGCCGTCTCCGATGTCTATCAGGATTGGTTCGAAGAAGGCTCCTTCATCGGCAAGGGCATCTACGATGTCGATGTCTTCGAGCAGGCGTTCGAAGGCCGGTTTCCGGAAAATCGCATCCTTAGCCATGACCTGCTGGAAGGCTGCCATGCACGGTCGGGGTTGGTCTCCGATGTGCAGGTGTACGAAGACTATCCCGCGAGTTACAGCGCGGACGTGAGCCGACGCCACCGCTGGATTCGCGGCGACTGGCAAATCGCGTGCTGGCTGTTGCCGCGCGTTCCCGGTCTCGACGGACGCCCGCGGCAGAACCCGCTTTCGGCGCTGTCGCGCTGGAAGCTGGCCGATAATCTGCGGCGTAGTCTCGTGCCGGCGGCCCTGACTCTGCTGTTCGTGCTGGGCTGGACGCTCACGGCGTCCCCTGGGCTATGGACCCTGGCGGTGCTCGGCATCTCCCTGATTCCGTCATTGCTGACCGCACTCCTGAACGGCCTGCAAAAGCCGGGCGACGTGCGCTGGCGTGATCACCTTGCCGCCGCGCTCCGCACGGCGGTCCGGCAGTTGGCCCAGGCGCTTTTCACCGTCGCCTGTCTCCCTTACGAGGGGTACTTCAGCCTGGATGCCACGGTCCGCACCCTCTGGCGGATGCGGGTCAGCCATCGACACCTGCTGGAATGGACCTCGTCGGGCGACCTGGATCGCTCGCGTCGGGGCATCGTCACCGTTCACAGGGCGATGTGGATTGCACCCCTGCTGGCCCTGGTCACGACTTCGGCACTGGCCTGGCTCAACCCGGCCCTGCTGATCGTCGCGGGGCCGATCCTGTTGCTCTGGCTGACCGCGCCCACCATTGCCTGGTGGATCAGTCGCCCCTTGACGCGTCGCGAGGCCCGCCTGACGATCGACCAAGTGCGCTTTCTCCGCAACCTGTCTCGCAAGACCTGGGCCTTCTTCGAGCGGTTCGTCGGGCCGGAGGACCATTGGCTGCCGCCGGACAACTATCAGGAGCATCCCGTGGCCGTGGTCGCGCATCGCACCTCGCCGACCAATATGGGGATGTCGCTGCTGGCGAATCTGGCCGCTTATGATTTCGGCTATCTGCCGGTCTCAGGACTGATCGAGCGCACGACTAACACGCTGGACACGATGGCTGGCATGGAGCGCTATCGCGGCCATTTCTTTAATTGGTACGACACCCAGACACTCAAGCCGCTCGCCCCGCTCTATATCTCGTCGGTGGACAGCGGCAACCTCGCGGGTCATCTGCTGACCTTGCAGCCTGGTCTGCTCGCACTGATCGACGCCCCCGTTCTCAACCCTCGCTGGCTGGAGGGAATCGAGGACAGCTTCGAGATTCTGGCGGACACGCTCGAAGCCGGTCCCGAACCGCATCGCAATGACGTCCCGCACCCAGCGCTCATGCCATTGCGGCAGATCCTGAAGTCGGCCTCGCAGTCGCCGCCCGCCACGCTGGCGACGGCTCGTCAGTATCTCGCGTCATTAGCAACGGCAGCCGAGGCTGCGGCGCAGGCGTTGGATGCGCACACCGAGGGCGCCGCGAACGAATGGGCATGGGCGTTGGACCGTCAATGCCGCGCCCTCCTGAACGATCTGCTGTTGCTTGCGCCCTCGCTGGCGACCCCAGTGTCGGTCGGAGCGGAAGGGTCTCACGATCTGTCCCTGACGCTCCGGCAGCTCGCCAGGCTCGAAGCGGACCGGGATGCAGACGGTGCAGCCCGCGAGCGGATCGCCGCGCTCGAACACCTGGCCCTCCAAGCCGGCGAGCTGGCCCAGGCCGACTATGACTTCCTGTACGACCCGTCGCGTCATCTGTTGGCGATCGGCTATAACGTCGGCGAGCGGCGGCAGGATGCGAGCTTCTACGACCTGCTGGCCTCGGAAGCGCGGCTGGGCAGTTTCGTGGCGATAGCGCAGGGCCATCTGCCGCAGGAGAGCTGGTTTGCCTTGGGCCGCCTGCTGACCGTCGCTGCCGGCGAGTCGACGCTCCTGTCGTGGAGCGGCTCCATGTTCGAATACCTGATGCCGCTGCTGGTGATGCCAACCTACGACAACACCCTGCTCGACCGGACTTATCGGACGGCGGTGGCCCGACAGATCGAGTACGGCACACTGCGCGGTGTCCCCTGGGGCGTGTCCGAATCCGGTTACAACACGGTCGATCTCCATCTGAACTATCAGTACCGCGCCTTCGGCGTGCCCGGCCTGGGTCTCAAACGCGGGCTGGCCGAGGATCTGGTCATTGCACCCTATGCCTCCGCGCTCGCGCTGATGGTGGCGCCCGAGGCGGCGTGCCGGAATCTCCAGCGGCTCACCGCGAGCGGTTTCGAAGGCCGCTACGGCTTTTACGAGGCGATCGACTACACGCCGTCCCGGCTCCCCCGCGGGCAGACGAGCGCCGTGGTGCGCTCCTTCATGGCCCATCACCAGGGCATGAGTTTTCTGTCGCTCGCCTATCTGCTTCTGGACCGTCCGATGCAGCGACGCTTTATGGCGGCACCGATGTTTCAGGCGACCGCTCTGCTGCTGCAGGAGCGCATCCCCAAGACACCCTCCTTCTATCTGCACGCGACCGGCGAGCCCACCGACATCCGCGCCACCTCCAGCAGTCAGGATGCGGAGATGCGCGTGTTCACCAGCCCCAATACGCCAATCCCCGAGGTGAAGCTGTTGTCGAATAGCCGCTACCACGTGATGGTCACCAACGCGGGCGGCGGCTACAGTCGCTGGAAGGATCTGGCCGTCACTCGCTGGTACGAAGACACCACCCGCGACCACTGGGGTACCTTTTGCTACGTGCGCGACCTGGCGAGCGGCGACTTCTGGTCGACCGCCTATCAGCCGACGCTCAAACAGCCGGACAGCTACGAGGCCATCTTCTCGGAGGGTCGCGCCGAGTTTCGCCGTCGCGATCAGGGGATCGAGTCCTATACCGAGATCGCCGTCTCGCCGGAAGACGACATCGAGCTGCGCCGGGTGCGCATCACCAACCGCTCGCGCAACCGCCGGGTCATCGAGGTCACCAGTTACGCCGAGGTCGTGCTCGCCCCGCCCGCCGCGGATGCGGCGCATCCGGCCTTCAGCAACCTCTTCGTGCAGACCGAGCTGCTCGACCCGCAACCGGCGATCCTCTGCACCCGCCGGCCACGCTCGCGGGAGGAGTCCTCGCCCTGGATGTTTCACCTGATGGTGGTGCGCGGGGCCGACTGCGGCGCGCCCTCCTATGAAACGGACCGGATGCGCTTCATCGGGCGCGACCGCACCGTCGCCGATCCGCAGGCGATGCACGGGTTTGAGGCCCTCTCGGGCAGCGCGGGCTCGGTGCTGGATCCCGTGGCCGTGATCCGCTATGCCATCACCCTGGATCTGGATCAATTCGTTACCATCGATCGGGTCACCGGCATCGGCGACAGTCGCGAGGTCGCCATGAGCCTGGTCGAGAAATACCGGGATCAGCGCCTCGCCGATCGCGTCTTCGATCTGGCCTGGACCCACAGCCAGGTGGTGCTGCGCCAGATCAATGCCAGCCAGTCCGACGTGCAGCTCTATGGACGCCTGGCCAGCTCGATCCTCTATGCCAATGCCTCGCTGCGCGCCAAGCCGAGCGTGCTCGCTCAAAATCGGCGCGGACAATCCGGGCTCTGGAGCCATGCGGTCTCTGGCGATGTCCCGCTGGTGCTGGTGCAGATCGGCGACCCGGAGAACATCGAGCTGGTCCATCAGTTGGTACAGGCGCATGCCTATTGGCGCCTGAAGGGATTGACGGTGGATCTGGTGATCTGGAACGAGGATCGCGCCGGTTACCGCCAGCAGCTCCAGGATCGGATCCTGGGTTTGATCGCCGCGGGCGCCGAGGCGCATGTGATCGACCGACCCGGCGGCATCTTCGTCCGCCCGGCCGATCAGATCTCCAACGAGGACCGCATCCTCTTCCAGACCGTGGCACGGGTCATCCTCAGTGATACACGGGGTAATCTGGTCGAACAGCTCGGTCGGCGCGCTCCGCCGCAAGCGCCTGTCCCGCTCCTACGCCCAACCCGCAGCCGTTTTGCGGGATGGAGTCGCGGCGTCGAGCCCAAATCGGCCGGCGACGCGGAGCCGGACGGTCCCGCGCAGCGCCTCTTCGACAACGGGCTGGGCGGCTTCACCCCCGACGGGCGCGAATACCTCATCACGACCGCGCCCGGCCGGACGACACCCGCACCCTGGGTCAATGTCCTGGCAAACGCGCACTTCGGGACGGTCGTCTCGGCGAGCGGCATGGCCTATACCTGGAGCGAGAATGCCCACGCGTTCCGCCTCACGCCCTGGCACAACGACCCGGTCAGCGACGCGAGCGGCGAGGCCTTCTATCTGCGCGACGAGGAGAGCGGTCACCTCTGGTCACCCACGCCGCTGCCCGTCGGCGGTGCGTCGGAATACGTCAGCCGGCACGGCTTCGGCTACAGCGTCTTCGAGCACACCGAGGATGGCATCGCCTCGGAGTTGTGGGTCTACGTCGCGGTGGACGCATCGATCAAGTTCTCGGTGCTCAAGCTGCGCAATCGGTCAAATCAGGCGCGCCGGCTGTCCGCGACCGGCTATGTGGAGTGGGTGCTCGGGGATCTGCGTCCCAAGTCGGCCCTGCACGTCATCACCGAGATCGATCCGATCAGCGGCGCGCTCTTCGCGCATAACCCCTACAACACCGAATTTGCCGACCGCCGCGCCTTTTTCGACGTGGACGATCCTACCCGGACCGTCAGCGGCGACCGGACTGAATTCATCGGGCGCAACGGAACCCTCGGGGCACCGGCCGCGCTGACGCGGTTGCGGCTTTCCGGAAAGGTTGGTGCCGGTCTGGATGCCTGCGCCGCGCTCCAGGTGAGCGTCGATCTGGCCGCCGGGCAAACCCATGAAATCGTCTTCCGGCTGGGCGTGGCCGGTCGGCGTGGTGCCGATGATGCCGGCACACTGGTGAATCGCTACCGCGGGGCGTCCGCCGCCCGCTCCGCGCTGGAGGCGATCCAGGCGCAGTGGACGCATACCCTGGGCGCCGTGCAGGTGGACACCCCGGACCCCGCGCTCGACGTCCTGGCCAACGGCTGGCTCCTCTATCAAACTCTGGCCTGCCGCCTGTGGGCGCGCAGCGGTTACTACCAGTCGGGCGGCGCCTTCGGATTCCGCGACCAGTTGCAGGACGCGATGGCACTCGTCCATGCCGAGCCCGCACTGCTGCGCGAGCACCTGCTGCTGTGCGCCGGACGTCAGTTTCCGGAAGGCGATGTCCAGCACTGGTGGCATCCGCCCTCGGGCCGTGGGGTACGCACCCGTTGCTCCGACGACTATCTCTGGCTCCCGCTGGCGACCTGCCGCTATGTCCTGGCCACCGGGGATACCGAGGTGCTGGATGAAACGACCCGGTTCCTGGAGGGCCGCCTGGTCAGCGGGCAGGACGACTCCTACTACGATCTCCCGGGTCAGTCCGAGGAATCGGCGAGTCTCTACCAGCACTGCGTACGCGCCATCCTGCACGGCCTGCGATTCGGCGAACATGGACTGCCGCTGATGGGATCCGGCGACTGGAACGACGGCATGAACCTGGTCGGGATCCAGGGCCGGGGCGAGAGCATCTGGCTGGGCTGGTTCCTCTACGAGGTGCTCACACAGTTCTGCGCGGTGGCGCGCCTGCAGGGCGACGAGCCCTTCGTGGAGCGCTGCCTGACAGAGGCCGCCCGGTTGCGCACGAACATCGAGGAGCATGGTTGGGATGGCGGCTGGTACCGGCGCGCCTATTTCGACGACGGTACCCCGCTGGGCTCGGCGAGTCAGGACGAATGCCGGATCGATTCCATCGCGCAAAGCTGGTCGGTGCTCTCCGGGGCCGGCGATCCGGAGCGTGCACGCACGGGGATGGCGGCGCTGGATGCACACCTGGTACGCCGGGATGCCGGGTTGATTCAACTCCTGGATCCGCCCTTCGACACCTCCGATTTGAATCCGGGCTATATCAAGGGGTACGTGCCCGGCGTGCGCGAGAATGGCGGGCAGTACACCCATGCAGCCATCTGGGCAACGATGGCGTTCGCGCGCCTGGGCGATGCGGCGAAGGCCTGGGAGCTTTTCTCCATGATTAACCCGATCAACCACGGGCGCTCGCCCGAGGACATCGCAACCTACAAGGTCGAGCCCTATGTCATCACAGCCGATGTCTATGGCGTCGTGCCGCATATCGGGCGCGGCGGCTGGAGCTGGTATACCGGCTCGGCGAGTTGGATGTATCGGCTGATCCTGGAATCCCTGCTGGGGCTGCGGCTCGAGGACGATACCCTGTATGTCGTGCCCTGCCTACCCGCCGATTGGGCCGGGTTCAAGTTGCGTTACCGTTATCGGGAGACGCTCTACCGGATCGCCGTGACCCAAGTGGCCGGCGGAGAAGGCGGGACGCGGGTGACGGTGGATGGAGTCGAGCGAAACGACTCTAAGGTCCCGCTAGTGGATGACCGCCGCGAACATACCGTCGAGGTCAGGCTGTCCGTATCGAAATCATGTTCAATTCGGAAAGGTGACTAA